The DNA segment ATTGCTTGTGCCGATTAAGCAAGCAGGGGCGGAAATGGCGTGGGGCAATTTAAGCCATTTTGCCCAAATCGCACTCAAGGCAAAAATGCCGTAAGTCTGCACCAATAAAGGAATGGCAATCAGCAGGATAATCATCGGCTTATCCACAATGGTTTGTGCCTGAAACGCAAACAACAGCACCACCGTCAATAACAATCCCAAGATAGACAAAGGCTTAAAACGCTGGCTGAATTGGCGAATTTTGTGTTCATCTTGCAAAGATTTGCGAGTGGCAACTCCCACAAGCAAAGGCAACACCAAATACAGCAACACGCTAAAAAACAGCGTATCCCACGGGATTGTGATGTCGTTGATACCCAAAAGTAGCCCAGCAATCGGGGCAAAGGCAAAAATCATAATCACATCATTTAAAGACACTTGCACCAGCGTGTAATTGGGGTCGCCTTTGACCAGTTGAGACCAAACAAAAACCATTGCCGTACAAGGTGCAACCCCAAGCAAAATCATACCTGCAATGTATTCGTTTGCCGATTGTTCATCTACCCAGCCAGCAAAAAACACCTTAAAAAACAACCAGCCAACAAGTGCCATCGTAAAAGGCTTAATCAACCAATTCACCGTTAAAGTCAGCCACAGCCCTTTGGGATTGTGGCGGATATTTTTAATGGCAAGCCAGTCAATTTGTATCATCATCGGATAAATCATCAGCCAAATCAGCACCGCAATCGGCAAATTGATTTGAGCCACCTGCATTGTGGCAATCCATTGAAAATAAGGTGTAAACCAAATACCCAGCCCCACGCCAAGCAAAATCGCCAACCCCACCCACACACTCAAAAATCGTTCAAAAATGCCCATTTTATGCCCCTTGTACGCGGATGATTTCGCCATCTTCTTTGACAAAATCACTGTGTAATACCACAGGTGAAATGCTCAGAAACACTTCGCTTGGACGGCACAAACGCACGCCTTTTTCGGTGATGACAATCGGGCGGTTGATTAAAATGGGGGCGGTTAGCATTGCCTTGATGATGTCGTTGTCACTCACCTCGTTGTCCAAATTAAATTGTTGATATTCAGGCACATTACTTCGCAAAAGCTCTCTGGGCGTGATGTTCATTTGCTTAATCAGTTGGCGTAGTGTGCGTTCATCGGGCGGGGTGTCCAGATAATGAATAATGGTCGGCTCAATGCCCAAATGGCGAATCAAAGCCAGCGTGTTGCGAGAAGTACCACATTTGGGATTGTGATAAATGCTGATTGGGTGCATAGTATGTTCCTTACTTCAAGAGTTATTGAAATGAATGGGCAAAAAAATTTGCTAACACGATTGGCAAAATTTTTCGCAATCGCCACCGCTTGCGTTTTCACAACAGCGATGCAATAAAAACTCAATCAAGCCGTTCATCATCGCCAAATTGGCGAAATAACGGACAAATTTTCCCTGCTGTTCACTGTAAACAAGGTTGGCGTTTGCCAAAGTTTTTAAGTGAAACGACAGATTATTGGGGGCAAGATTGAGCTGTTTTGCCAAATCGCCCGCCACCATACCACGCCCCCCTTCGGCGGTCAGAGCTTGGAAAATGGCAAGGCGTGTGGGCGAAGCAAGACTTTCAAACAGTTTGCTGGCGTGTTCGGTGTTCATATTCATAGGCGGTTAGTATAGCAGGGTGTGTTTTTCATTTCAATAGGTATTGAAATGATGTTTGTGTGTTCAGGTAGCCTGAAAATTTAGGGGCTGTAGTAGATTAGCAACAATGCTATACTACAAAAATGAAGATAACATATTGTAAATTAGAGAAATCCATACAGAAAAAACTGCTTGAGTTTTTTGTCGCAGAAGTTACTGCAAGAACAGCAGCAAATTTGCTAGATATTCAACCGAATACAGCCGCTTTGTTCTACCATAAAATCAGGCTTGTGATTGGCTATCATTTATCCCTTGAAGTTAACGAGATTTTTGGGGGGGGGGGGAAATTGAACTAGACGAAAGCTATTTTGGTGGTCATCGAAAGGGAAAACGAGGACGAGGAGCGGCTGGAAAAGTTGCTGTTTTTGGGTGACTAAAACGACAAGGAAAGGTATTTACTGTTGTGGTTGAAAACACCAAGAGTGAAACATTACTCCCTGTTATTAAAAGAAAAATCAAGCCTGATAGCTGGGTTTATACGGACACTTATCGCAGTTATGATGCGCTTGATATGAGTGAATTTCACCACGAACGAATCAATCATTCCGAGCTATTTGCGGTGAAACAAAATCATATTAATGGCATTGATAATTTTTGGAATCAGGCGAAGCGGATACTGCGAAAATATAATGGAATTAACCGAAAAAACTTTCCTTTATTCTTGAAGGAATGTGAATTTCGGTTTAACTTTGGGACACCAAAAGAGC comes from the Avibacterium avium genome and includes:
- the arsB gene encoding ACR3 family arsenite efflux transporter, with translation MGIFERFLSVWVGLAILLGVGLGIWFTPYFQWIATMQVAQINLPIAVLIWLMIYPMMIQIDWLAIKNIRHNPKGLWLTLTVNWLIKPFTMALVGWLFFKVFFAGWVDEQSANEYIAGMILLGVAPCTAMVFVWSQLVKGDPNYTLVQVSLNDVIMIFAFAPIAGLLLGINDITIPWDTLFFSVLLYLVLPLLVGVATRKSLQDEHKIRQFSQRFKPLSILGLLLTVVLLFAFQAQTIVDKPMIILLIAIPLLVQTYGIFALSAIWAKWLKLPHAISAPACLIGTSNFFELAVAVAIALFGLNSGAALATVVGVLVEVPVMLSLVWWINRKSLENKGV
- the arsC gene encoding arsenate reductase (glutaredoxin) (This arsenate reductase requires both glutathione and glutaredoxin to convert arsenate to arsenite, after which the efflux transporter formed by ArsA and ArsB can extrude the arsenite from the cell, providing resistance.); translated protein: MHPISIYHNPKCGTSRNTLALIRHLGIEPTIIHYLDTPPDERTLRQLIKQMNITPRELLRSNVPEYQQFNLDNEVSDNDIIKAMLTAPILINRPIVITEKGVRLCRPSEVFLSISPVVLHSDFVKEDGEIIRVQGA
- a CDS encoding ArsR/SmtB family transcription factor; translation: MNTEHASKLFESLASPTRLAIFQALTAEGGRGMVAGDLAKQLNLAPNNLSFHLKTLANANLVYSEQQGKFVRYFANLAMMNGLIEFLLHRCCENASGGDCEKFCQSC